The Streptomyces sp. Je 1-332 genome has a window encoding:
- a CDS encoding DJ-1/PfpI family protein, with product MKIAIVLYPGFTALDAVGPYETLNALPGWDTVFVAEHAGPVTNDQGHLTFTAQAGFDEVKDADVLVVPGGPPAAIDAQTRNPNFLMWLQQVDAATTFTTSVCMGSVLLAAAGLLKGRRATSHWLGLHQGRLDGYGVTPVDDERVVTDGKYVTAAGVSAGIDMGLTLAGRLAGDDFAQIVQLMIEYAPEPPYSTGSPHTAPASLVDAMRTQGFPHS from the coding sequence GTGAAGATCGCCATCGTCCTCTACCCCGGTTTCACCGCCCTGGACGCCGTCGGCCCGTACGAGACCCTCAACGCATTGCCCGGTTGGGACACCGTTTTCGTCGCCGAACACGCCGGCCCCGTCACCAACGATCAGGGGCACCTGACGTTCACCGCGCAGGCCGGATTCGACGAGGTGAAGGACGCCGACGTTCTCGTGGTGCCCGGCGGCCCGCCAGCGGCGATCGACGCCCAGACCCGCAACCCGAACTTCCTGATGTGGCTCCAGCAAGTCGACGCCGCAACCACCTTCACGACGTCGGTCTGCATGGGCTCCGTCCTGCTCGCCGCAGCCGGTCTTCTGAAGGGCCGGCGCGCGACCTCGCATTGGCTGGGCCTGCACCAGGGCCGACTTGATGGCTACGGCGTCACCCCCGTCGACGATGAACGGGTGGTCACGGACGGCAAGTACGTGACCGCCGCCGGGGTCTCCGCCGGAATCGACATGGGCCTGACCCTCGCCGGCCGCCTTGCCGGAGACGACTTCGCGCAGATCGTGCAGCTGATGATCGAGTACGCCCCCGAGCCGCCGTACTCGACCGGCTCACCGCACACCGCTCCCGCGTCGCTCGTCGACGCCATGCGCACGCAAGGCTTCCCGCACTCTTGA